Within the Arachis duranensis cultivar V14167 chromosome 10, aradu.V14167.gnm2.J7QH, whole genome shotgun sequence genome, the region GGCAAAATCATAGTTATTAAAACCGGATTGAACCGGCTGGTTCGACTGAAAAACTAGTAAACCGGACCCTATACGGGTCCAGTCCAAGGTTAGGACCGTTCAAGGCAAAGAGTCGGAACGAACCGGTCAAAACCGCTCGGTCCCAATTCAAGGCGAAGCTACAATGCATCTGGGTTCTGCAAGTCCACCATGCTCTCCATATTCTCCAGCGTTGCCACGTGTCAAAGCTTTGTGGTTTTTGGAAAATTTTCCAAAATGGCTGTCATGGGTTTCGAACTTCTTACCCCAGGGTTACAACAAAGACAATCATACCACAAAGCAACATTGCTTCTTACTACATATATccaaattataatacatataggaattttttattttacttatattcaattaattttaattttaaagtcactcatttttaaatcaattatattttatttaactttaaatTTNNNNNNNNNNNNNNNNNNNNNNNNNNNNNNNNNNNNNNNNNNNNNNNNNNNNNNNNNNNNNNNNNNNTACAGATCCAGCCCACAGATCCCTGGCCCAAAGTAAAACCCCGAACCCGACCACTCGGGTCCAGACCATCGAAACCCTCTAGAAGGCCCGGCACCGGCCCACTAGAACTCCCAACCAACTTTCGAATTCAAACGTCTCTTTTATCTTAGCCGGAGAAGATAAGATACGATAACTACCTTTGCCTATAAATAAGAGGACCCAAGTCCCTCCAGGTATTCATTCATTCTTCACACCTTGTACCTCTCagatccattctgacttgagcgtcggagtgtctttgcaggtacctcccCTCATCTCTCTAGTCAAGTAATCTGGCTTCCGTCTCGACCTGCTAGTTCCCGATCCATCCCTCAACCCGTACCGGAGGCTTCTagtacattggcgccgtctgtggggaacTTACGCCGGTTTAGTCAGAATTGCGGACGAACCCGAAGAGCATTCCATAAGTCGCCAAGATGACTCCCGAACACGAAACCCTACTCCTGAAAACTAAGAAGCCATACTCCAAGGAAGGATAGCAAGCACCGTCCATAACAAAGAAAACAACCCCGCCAAGACTCGGAATCCTGAAAATCCGGAAGACAAGTCAGCGCAAATAATCCGAGAACTCTGCCACAGAGTATAGGAACTTGAAGGTCGGGTTGCCAACAAAGAAAGGCACAACGCCGAACACAGAAGTCATGCAACCTCCAGATCCAGGTCCCGCCACGGCAGATCGCCAGAACGGCGACACGCCAAAAGGCATGATAGAAGCACCTCACGTAACAGATCTCCAGAATGAAGACACAGCAAAAGATATGACCACAGCATATCTCGCGATCCCGCCCACACAGACGATGACCGACGATACCGAGAAACCAAACGCACAAGAAACGAACATGTGATAATGGGAGCCACCCCCTTCACAGAAAGAATTTTGAAAGCAAAGCTCCCCAAAGGATTTGATAAACCCACGGACATGATATACGACGGAACCAAAGACCCCCAGGAACACTTAACAGCATTCGAAGCCAGAATGGACCTAGAAGGCACCACCGACGCCGTCCGATGCAGTGCCTTCCCGGTGACCTTGTCCGGACCAGCAATCAAATGGTTCAATGCCCTCCCCAACGAATCCATAACCGGCTTTCGCGACATATCACGAAGGTTCATGGCCTAATTCACCACCAGAATCACCAAGGCCAAACACCCCATCAGCCTATTAGGGGTCACACAAAGGCACGACGAATCCACAAGGAAGTATCTCGACCGATTCAACGATGAATACCTAACAATCGACGGGCTCACAGACTCGGTCGCAAGTCTCTGCCTTACGAACTGACTCATGAATGAAGACTTCCACAAATACCTTACCACCAAACTAGTATGGTCCATGCACGAGATCCAAAACATCGCCAAAGATTATATAAACGATGAAGAGGTCAGCCAGGTCGTCTCCGCCAACAAACGGCAACACAACAACGCCCAACACGGCAACCCGACTCCTCGGCACAACCCACCTAGAGAAGGCCTAAGGGAACACCCCAAACCAACAAACACAAACTGACCACCCAGGATCGGCAAATTCTCTAATTACACACCCCTAACGGCCCCAATTACCGAGATATACCACTAGATAGCAGATCGAGGCATCATCCCAAAAGCCCGGCAACTCAAAGAAAGAACAGGCGGCAACAGAACCCTCTACTGCGACTACCACCGAGGTTACGGGCACAGGACACAAGACTGTTTCGATCTCAAAGACGCCCTCGAAAAAGCCATAAGAGACGGCAAGCTCCCAGAGTTCGCCAAAATCATCAGAGAACCAAGACGTGCAGAAAAGGACATGTCAGCTAAAAGAGAAAGACACAACCCGAGAACACAAAAACAACCTCCCAAGGAAAGTCTAGATGATGACCCGACCATAATAGTAAACGTTATCACAGGCAAAGACATATCTGGCAAATCAAAATCGACACTAAAAAAGGACCTCAAGGTCTTGGCCGTCAGAAATCAAGCCCCATCTACCACTCCCGACGAAACGATAAACTTCCTACCCGAGGACTGCAAGCACGGCACTTCGGCCGAAGATGCACCTTTCGTCATCTCGGCAAGAATCGAAACGGGACTAGTTCGAAGGATACTGGTGGACACCGGTACAGACTCCAACATCCTCTTCCGAGGAGCCTTCGAGAAGCTCGGGCTCCGCAACGAAAATCTCCAAACACACCGCAATGGCGTTACAGGACTTGGGGACAATTTTCTCAAACCAGACAGCTCCATCACCCTACCCCTTACCATAGGGACAGGCAACCAAAGGAAGACAATTCTGTCCGAATTTGTGGTCCTATAAGATTCCACCGTCTACAACGTCATCCTCGGAAGGAAAATGATCAATGACTTCTCCGCCATCATTTTTACCAAATATCTCCTTATGAAATTCATAGCGGACGATGGCTCTATAGCCACTATTCACGGAGACCGCGAGGTCGCAGCAGAATGTGACAACACCAGTCTAGCTTTACGAAAGAAGTCTCGCGACGCGGCTGAGATATTCCTAACTGACTTGGACGCCCGACAAGACGGCCAGCCCAGACCAGAACCAGAAGGCGACATAGAAAAACTACAAATAGGACAAACCAAAGACGAATACACTTTCATCAACAGGAACCTCCCATACGACCTTAAAGAAAACCTTTCtcaatttttgaaacaaaacaGAGACCTATTCGGTTTCACCCCAGCCAACATGCGACCTAATGTCCCACCGACTAGCCGTAGATCCCAAAGCCAAACCCATGGCACAAGGAAGACGAAAAATGTCCCAGGACCGGGCAGCCGAGGTCAGGAGACAAGTAAAGGCCCTACTCGAGGTAAACTTCATCAGAGAACTACCATACACGACGTGGTTAGCAAACGTCGTATTAGTAAAGAAGTCTAACGGGAAATGGCGAATCTGTGTCGATTATACAGACCTTAACAAAGCTTGTCCAAAAGACACCTTCCCCCTACCCAACATCGATGGATTGGTAGACGCCGCATCCGGCCATCGATACCTgagcttcatggatgcatactccaGCTATAATCAAATACCAATGCACCGACCCGACGAGGAAAAATGGCGTTTATCACCCCCAACGGAACATACTGCTACACGGTCATGCCTTTCAACCTAAAGAACGCCGGAGTAACCTACCAAAGGCTCgtcaataaaatatttcaaaatctatCCAGAACCAAAGTAGAAGTCTATATAGACGACATGCTCGCCAAAACCGAATCCGGCGAACAACTAATCAGCGACCTCAGGCTCATAATGAACACCCTACGAAAGCATCGAATGCAACTCAACTCGACAAAATGAGCCTTCGGAATGGAGGTAGGAAAATTTCTCGGCTTCATGATCACGCAATGCGGAGTCGAAGCTAACCCAGAGAAATATCACGCCATCCTTGACATGACAAGCCCAAAAAACCTCAACGACATCCAAAAGCTCGCCGGCCGGCTCACAGCGTTATCCCGCTTCCTCGGAGCATCGGCACAAAAAGCAATCCCCTTCTTCAAACTGATGAAGAAAGAAGTCCCCTTCAAATGGGAAGCAGAATGCGAAGAAGCTTTCCAACACTTCAAAAGAGTCCTAGCAGAACCACCAGTTCTCGGCAAACCCCAAACAGGGGAGACCCTCTACCTATGCCTTTCCATAACGGAAGAGGCACTCGCAGCAGCACTCATCCGCGAAAACGagcaaaaagaacaaaaaccCATATACTTCTTAAGCAAGGTCCTACAAGACGCAGAGACCCGCTACTCACGTCTAGAAAAATTTGCTTTTGTGCTCCTCACGGCCTCCCGGCGCTTACGACAATACTACCAGGCCATCCCGTGACGGTCCGGACCGACCAAGCGGTCAAACAGGTACTACAAAAGCCCGACCTAGCAGGAAGAATGCTAGCATGGTCCATCAAGATGTCCCAATTCCAAATCAAGTTTGAACCCCGAAACGCAATCAAAGCACAAGCCATGGCCGACTTCATCGCCGAAATGACTCCAGGAAATCCCACTCCCGAGTCATGGAAGCTGTACGTCGACGGCTCATCAAACGTCACCTCCGGAGGTGCCGGGGTCATACTCGAAAGCCAAAATGGGGTCATAATCGAACAGTCAGTACGATATGAATTCCCAGTTTCTAATAATCAAACAGAATATGAGGCCCTCCTGGCAGGCCTAGCCCTAGCCAAGGACGTCGGAGCAAAATTCCTGGAAGTAAGCACCGATTCACAGGTAGTTAGCTCCCAAATCAACGGAGACTGCCAAACACGGGACCCTTTACTCTAACAATACCTCGCCAAGGTCAACGAACTGAAAGAAGGGTTCAATCACATCACCATATGGCACGTTCCCAGAGAACGAAGTACCAGAGCAGATCTCCTCTCCaagctagccagcaccaaaccagaaCACAGCAACAAATCGCTAATTCAGGAAGTCATTAAATCACCGTCGATATCCACAACAGCTAACGCTTGCCTGACACTCTCTGGCCAAGGATCATGGACCTACCCTATCCTACAATACCTCCTCGACGAAACACTACCTAAAGACCCCAAAGAGGAGAAACGAACAAAAAGAGAAGCCGCCAACTACACGGTCGTCACAGAACAACTATACAAACGCGGACTCCCGCAACCCCTCCTCAAATGCGTCGAACCCCGAGACACGGAGTACATACTCCGCGAAATCCACGAAGGTTGTTGCGGCCACCACATCGGAGGAAAAACCCTCGCCCAAAAAGTTATCCGAGCCGGCTACTTCTGGCCCACGGTTATCCGGGACTCCATGCAGTTAGTAAAAAACTGCGATAAATGCCAAAAGCACGCCAACATCCACCAGGCCGCCCCGCACCAGCTCAGCATCATATCGGGAGAGCGGCCATTCAGCACATGGGGAATCGACCTTGTCGGACCCCTTCCTACGGCACCCAGCCGACTCCGATATCTCATCGTCGCCATAGATTACTACACTAAGTGGATCGAGGCCGAGCCCCTGGCCTCCATCACGGCAACCCAATGCCGAAAATTCCTCTGGCGACAGATCATCACCCGATTCGGGATCCATGAGATCGTTATCTCAGACAACGGAACCCAATTTGCTGACAAAAAGTTCAGAGAATTCCTATAAGGACTACACATATCCCACCGTTTCAGCTCGGTAGAGCACCCCCAAACAAATGGACAGGTGGAATCCGCAAACAAAATAATCATCAAAGGACTCAAGAAACGGCTCGATGAAGCCAAAGAACTATGGGCCGACGAACTCGGTTCGGTCCTATGGTCATACCGAACAACACCCCAAACGACCACAGGGGAGACACCTTTCCGATTAACATACGGCATAGAGGCCGTCATCCTAGTGGAGATAGGAGACCCAAGCCCCAGAAAAACGGTCAGAGGGAACGATGAGGAAGCGGAACGAGACCTCATCACGAAGAAAGAAGCATAGCTCATATCAGAGAACTAGCCCTAAAACAAAGAATCAGCTTAAGGTACAACCACGGCGTCATCAAACGAGAATTTGCACCCGACGACCTCGTCCTACGACGAAATGACATCGGAGCCCTGAATCCAGGGGAAGGGAAACTCACCCCCAATTGGGAAGGACCATACAGAATCAAAGCCACCATCAGAAGGGGAGCATACAAACTCGAACGACTCAACGGCGACGAAATGCCGAGAACATGGAACGCCGCCAACTTACGAAGCTACTACACTTAGACCGACCACCTTAGGTCATCCCTTATCTTTCTAAtgttttttagattttactCATTTCCCTTCTATCACGCTACATTTATTTTCCCTTCTTAGAAAATTTTAATCACAACTACTCTTTTTCGCCAGAAACGGAGGGTTTTAATGAGGCCCAATAAAATTCCattatattttttccttttcttttccccCAAAACGGAATAGAGACACGACCGCAACACCGAGAACTGATCATCTTCGGGGCCTAACAAACGGATATCCCCAAAACACTAACAGCCTACCAAAGGTCCTAAAATCACAACGGCTTAAACACATAACGGCTcaaaacaaaacagaaaagcCCAAACGACCACACGAGTCATCAAAAGCAAAATATAAATGGCCACAATAGCACAAACCGAAGTTCAGAACATACCAAATATACGGCCCATGGCCAACcaaatatccaaaataaacaaaacaaaccaaaaataacAAGGAAAGCTACTCGAGGTCTACAATTCGGCCATCACGGACGGTCTTGAATGCCCCCATCACGGACACATCCACACCCGGGACCAACACCAAAGCCTGAGCCTTCATCGTTTCCTCGGTAGCCGTAATCGTACCCTTCGCATCAGCCAACAACTCCGCCTTCTCCTTTTTTAGAGCAGCAACTTCGGCCTTCAAATCCTCCACCTCACCAAGAAGCACAGCAGCCTGAGAACCCGCATCGGAAGCCCGTTGTCGCTCCACACTCAGCTGCGAAAGAAGCGAAGTCTCGACCTCGGAAAGTCGGAGGATCTCCGCTCTGGCCTCTTCAGAAGACTTCACCGCCTTCTCCCTCGCTACCTCGGTAGATTCAAGCTGCTCTTTCAACTTGGTCACATCAACTTGGGATTGACGAAGCTTCTTATCCAACAAACCAACCTGAGCCATCACGGGCTCGACCTTCCAAACAATAACGGCAGACCGGAGAAGGGCGCGATACACCAACTTGGCTTGAAAAGAGACATCACACTCATCAAAAAATGGCTCTGTGCCAGGCATCAAGTACTGATCTATGAACCCCGAAGCATCAAAATGTCGGTCCATCACAGTGGGAACAGCACCCTCTTCCCCCAAGGTCTCACTACTAGGCTCCTCAGGCCTCTTTCTCTTCCGAGAAGCCTCAGCAGCCGAAACCACAACGACCTCCTCCTCAGGCGAATTCACGGGACCGGGAGGAACCTGGGTACCAACCCTAACCCCAGCCGAAACCACTTCCTGAGAAACAGCTTGGGAACCCACAACAGGATTAGAGACAGGGGTAGCAGGAGATGCCGACGACCTATCCTCCTGATCCATCGCAGACTTCATCCTCGCCAGAGAAGTCAAACCACCAGCCATCTCAACTGAaagaaaccaaaaataaaaatacaagttACAAAGCCGGAAAAAAGACAcaaggaaaaacaaaatgaTAAAAACACACCAATATACGTCCGTCAAGCCACAGGGTCCCCCATGACGTCCCGAGGATTCAACGGACGATCCCCAAACAAATGCCAAAGAACACTAGCGACGTCCATATCCTCCGGAGACAAACCATCATACGTGACCTTGGTCAAGACCGACGGCCCGGCACCAAAATTCCAGTAAGTCGGAAACCGATGCTCACCTTCTAACGTCAACCAAAAAGGACGATGCCCTTGAACGAGGCGCACTTTAAAGTATTCTCTCTTAAAACTGTGGAAAGAATCTTCAAACAAACCGAATATACGACGATGAGGCTGAGCCTTGAAAGACATATATACTTTCTTATGCTTCCCTTCCTTAGTATgaagagtacataaaaaaagaaaaaggaaaacagGCACGGAAACCGGAAGATCAAGATATTGACACACAAGCTCAAAGGACTGAACAGCCGCCCAACTATTCGGATGAAGCTGCGACGGTGCCACGGAACACCGACTCGGCAACTCCCGAACAAACGGGGCAAAGGGGAGGCGCACACCGAGTCGAGTAAACATCGATTCCTAAACCCACATCCAGTCCGGCATGGTCGGTGAATTGAGATTCAGATAACAAACCCACTCGTCCTCATCAGGGAGGACAAGCTCATACTGCCGCTCCacatcaccaccaccacacaCCGCCCCTTGATCACGGAGCCTTTGGAGATTGGCCTCCGTCATCCGCGACGGAACACCCCATACATCGCTAGTCACCCAAGCATAGCGAGCAGGGACGCCCCTGGAAGGGGCTATCAGAGTACCCACACCCTCGCTCCTCCGCCGATGCATACCTAAAACAGGGAAGAGCACCACCATCAGCCTACTAACCCTATGCAGAAGCAGAAAAAGACAACCAAAATCCAACCCACTACCCACTATCAAACGCGACGGTGCTCAACCCCTCCAAAACGCAAAATACCACCATCACCCAAAAACACAGCACAAACAAACACAGACAGCAGTAACAACGCATGGCAAAAAATAGAACAACAAGACACCATCAaataggaaaaagaagaaacaggaGGATACTAACCTGATAAtgcagaaaataagaaaaaatgctgtagtaggaaagcagaaatccAACCACGAGGAAACACCAGAACACAACAGAGAGAAGGAGAATCTTCTTCAGaggaaagaacaaaagaaaaatgagaatgaACGAGGGAAGTAAGAAGGAAAGCCAAAACGGTTTCAAAAGGGGGCAGAAAGATGCAAATAACCATGGACAACAAAAAGGCACGTAGGGGCAATAAAGGAAGGACACCGAAAAAACGTCCCCTCACAATAAATGACCCCCTTGGAAAAAGAAACCAATAAAGCACGCCTCGAAAAATGCAACAGACGCATTGGACACAAAAGAGTCGCGTCAGACCAAAACGGCCAGGCGAACCTTCGGCATAACCATAAAAATCGGGGCCAGCACACCGACTCCCCCTCAAAAGAATCAAACGACCACCCGAGAGGCCCCCAGGCCAAGACCGCATCTCTCGACGACAAACCGACCTAGCTCACGGTCAAAATAGCATCTCCCAACGACAAACCAACCTCACTCGATCTCCCGCTGCGGGGGCAACTGTTACGGATCCAGCCCACAGATCCCTGACCCAAAGTAAAACCCCGAACCCGGCTACCCGGGTCCAGACCATCGAAACCCTCTAGAAGGCCCGGGACCGGCCCACTAGAACTCCC harbors:
- the LOC107468968 gene encoding uncharacterized protein LOC107468968, translated to MHEIQNIAKDYINDEEIADRGIIPKARQLKERTGGNRTLYCDYHRGYGHRTQDCFDLKDALEKAIRDGKLPEFAKIIREPRRAEKDMSAKRERHNPRTQKQPPKESLDDDPTIIVNVITGKDISGKSKSTLKKDLKVLAVRNQAPSTTPDETINFLPEDCKHGTSAEDAPFVISARIETGLVRRILVDTGTDSNILFRGAFEKLGLRNENLQTHRNGVTGLGDNFLKPDSSITLPLTIGTGNQRKTILSEFVVL
- the LOC107468967 gene encoding uncharacterized protein LOC107468967; its protein translation is MLAWSIKMSQFQIKFEPRNAIKAQAMADFIAEMTPGNPTPESWKLYVDGSSNVTSGGAGVILESQNGVIIEQSVRYEFPVSNNQTEYEALLAGLALAKDVGAKFLEVSTDSQVNELKEGFNHITIWHVPRERSTRADLLSKLASTKPEHSNKSLIQEVIKSPSISTTANACLTLSGQGSWTYPILQYLLDETLPKDPKEEKRTKREAANYTVVTEQLYKRGLPQPLLKCVEPRDTEYILREIHEGCCGHHIGGKTLAQKVIRAGYFWPTVIRDSMQLVKNCDKCQKHANIHQAAPHQLSIISGERPFSTWGIDLVGPLPTAPSRLRYLIVAIDYYTKWIEAEPLASITATQCRKFLWRQIITRFGIHEIVISDNGTQFADKNSVEHPQTNGQVESANKIIIKGLKKRLDEAKELWADELGSVLWSYRTTPQTTTGETPFRLTYGIEAVILVEIGDPSPRKTVRGNDEEAERDLITKKEA